One stretch of Mus pahari chromosome 15, PAHARI_EIJ_v1.1, whole genome shotgun sequence DNA includes these proteins:
- the Wnt8a gene encoding protein Wnt-8a, translating to MGRTMGHLLMLWVAAGMCYPALGASAWSVNNFLISGPKAYLTYTASVALGAQIGIEECKFQFAWERWNCPEHAFQFSAHNRLRAATRETSFIHAIRSAAIMYAVTKNCSMGDLENCGCDESQNGKTGGHGWIWGGCSDNVEFGEKISRLFVDGLEKGKDTRALVNLHNNRAGRLAVRASTKRTCKCHGISGSCSIQTCWLQLADFRQMGNYLKAKYDRALKIEMDKRQLRAGNRAEGRWALTEAFLPSAEAELIFIEGSPDYCNRNASLSIQGTEGRECLQNARSASRREQRSCGRLCTECGLQVEERRTEAVSSCDCNFQWCCTVKCGQCRRVVSRYYCTRPASSAKPRGRGKDSAW from the exons ATGGGCAGGACCATGGGACACTTGTTAATGCTGTGGGTGGCTGCGGGCATGTGCTATCCCGCCCTCGGTGCTTCTGCCTG GTCAGTGAACAACTTCCTGATATCGGGTCCCAAG GCCTATCTGACCTACACCGCCAGTGTGGCCTTGGGCGCTCAGATTGGCATCGAAGAGTGTAAGTTCCAGTTTGCCTGGGAGCGGTGGAACTGTCCTGAGCATGCCTTTCAGTTTTCAGCCCACAACAGGCTGCGAGCTG CCACGAGAGAGACATCCTTCATTCATGCCATCCGCTCTGCTGCCATCATGTACGCAGTCACCAAGAACTGCAGCATGGGTGACTTGGAAAACTGCGGCTGTGACGAGTCACAAAATGGAAAAACAG GTGGCCATGGCTGGATCTGGGGAGGCTGCAGCGACAACGTGGAATTCGGAGAAAAGATCTCCAGGCTCTTCGTGGATGgtttggagaaagggaaggacacTAGAGCCCTGGTGAACCTTCACAACAACAGGGCCGGCAGGCTG gcaGTGAGGGCCTCCACGAAAAGGACCTGCAAGTGTCATGGCATCTCAGGAAGCTGCAGCATCCAGACGTGTTGGCTGCAGCTGGCTGACTTCAGGCAGATGGGAAATTACCTAAAAGCCAAGTATGACCGCGCGCTGAAGATTGAGATGGATAAGCGCCAGCTAAGGGCTGGCAACAGAGCCGAGGGCCGCTGGGCTCTCACGGAGGCCTTCCTTCCCAGCGCAGAGGCCGAGCTGATCTTCATAGAGGGGTCTCCTGACTACTGCAACCGCAATGCCAGCCTGAGCATCCAGGGCACAGAGGGGCGGGAGTGCCTGCAGAATGCCCGCAGTGCTTCCCGGCGGGAGCAGCGCAGCTGTGGGCGCCTGTGCACAGAGTGCGGGCTGcaggtggaggagaggagaacaGAGGCCGTGAGCAGCTGCGACTGCAACTTTCAGTGGTGTTGCACTGTCAAGTGTGGCCAGTGCAGACGTGTGGTGAGCAGATACTACTGCACACGCCCTGCAAGTAGTGCCAAGCCTCGGGGCAGGGGCAAGGACAGTGCCTGGTAA